Proteins from a single region of Macaca nemestrina isolate mMacNem1 chromosome 13, mMacNem.hap1, whole genome shotgun sequence:
- the LOC105465225 gene encoding factor in the germline alpha, giving the protein MDPAPGALDPRAAPPALLCAPQAEVLEDVLREQFGPLPQLAAVCRLKRLPSGGYSSTENLQLVLERRRVANAKERERIKNLNRGFAKLKALVPFLPQSRKPSKVDILKGATEYIQVLSDLLGGAKDSKKQDPDEQSYSNNTSEPHISSARELSRNVTQRISCAFGLKNEEEGPWADGGSGEPVHTCRQGVMSTTEVISPTRSLDRFPEVELLNHRLPQV; this is encoded by the exons ATGGACCCAGCGCCCGGCGCTCTAGATCCCCGCGCCGCGCCACCCGCGCTCCTGTGCGCCCCGCAAGCCGAGGTGCTAGAAGACGTGTTGCGGGAGCAGTTCGGGCCGCTGCCCCAGCTGGCCGCTGTCTGCCGGCTCAAGCGGCTGCCCTCAGGCGGCTACTCGTCTACCGAAAACCTCCAGTTGGTGCTGGAGCGGCGGCGTGTGGCCAACGCCAAGGAGCGTGAGCGG ATAAAAAATCTCAACCGTGGTTTTGCCAAATTGAAGGCACTTGTGCCGTTTCTTCCCCAAAGCAGGAAGCCCAGCAAAGTTGATATCCTCAAAGGTGCAACTGAATATATCCAGGTTCTCAGTGATCTTTTGGGAGGAGCCAAAGACTCAAAG AAACAAGACCCAGATGAGCAGAGCTACAGTAACAACACTTCTGAACCACATATATCCTCGGCTAGAGAGCTATCAAGAAACGTCACCCAACGTATCAGCTGTGCTTTCGGCTTGAAGAATGAAGAGGAAGGGCCTTGGGCAGATGGTGGCAGTGGTGAGCCGGTGCATACTTGTCGCCAGGGTGTGATGTCTACGACTGAAGTTATCTCCCCAACCAGAAGTCTG